One window from the genome of Thermaerobacter marianensis DSM 12885 encodes:
- a CDS encoding YggT family protein, whose amino-acid sequence MTDWLVLFLVRLVHGLATAFFWLLLVRVIMSWFIQGNYNRTFHDVYRVLVQLTEPVLAPIRRVMPATGPLDLSPLVALLLVQLVEWILVRLLLLLA is encoded by the coding sequence TTGACCGATTGGCTCGTTCTGTTCCTCGTGCGGCTGGTCCACGGCCTCGCCACGGCGTTCTTCTGGCTGCTACTGGTGCGGGTGATCATGTCGTGGTTCATCCAGGGTAACTACAACCGGACTTTTCACGATGTCTATCGTGTGCTGGTGCAACTCACGGAGCCGGTGCTGGCACCCATCCGGCGGGTGATGCCGGCCACCGGGCCGCTGGACCTGTCGCCCCTGGTCGCCCTCCTGCTGGTGCAGCTGGTGGAGTGGATCCTGGTGCGGCTGTTGCTGTTGCTGGCCTGA
- a CDS encoding YlmC/YmxH family sporulation protein, whose translation MLKTSDLRTRDVINIVDGRRLGWVGDVEIDLQTGRIQAIVVPGPVRWFGLLGRDRDYVIPWEQIVRFGQDVILVNVPGFVDMEGVAGLGREGVRAHAV comes from the coding sequence GTGCTGAAGACCTCCGACCTGCGCACCCGCGACGTGATCAACATCGTGGACGGGCGCCGGCTGGGCTGGGTGGGCGACGTGGAGATCGACCTGCAGACCGGCCGCATCCAGGCCATCGTGGTGCCCGGCCCCGTCCGCTGGTTCGGCCTGTTGGGCCGGGACCGCGACTACGTGATTCCGTGGGAGCAGATCGTCCGCTTCGGCCAGGACGTGATCCTGGTCAACGTGCCGGGGTTCGTCGACATGGAAGGGGTGGCGGGCCTGGGGCGCGAAGGGGTCCGGGCCCACGCGGTCTAG
- a CDS encoding stage II sporulation protein R: protein MDEPGAPATAGPSAQATATGQGWNGPATQEPAGPGRWLKMMAWLALAIGVAALLGPRVAGYAPAVEPAVAAVDATEGAAGAAEPAPPVVRLHIIANSDSAQDQALKLQVRDALVPILVDAVAGARTPEEALARAARIAGRLEDRARAVVRQAGYGYGVRVETGTFAFDRRRLGDAVYPAGTYAAVRVVLGTGQGHNFWCVLFPGLCGLGDAGPAAGAAGNPAGTVTGGTVPGDAVAGAGAQPKAGGAVTVAAAGGAAPDAGPPAGAGAAGAGAGAAHGAAGTAGSADGTAWQGATPQPRWFFLEWWRASVGRWWASLAWSPRAAAAR from the coding sequence CCTGCGGGGCCGGGCCGGTGGCTCAAGATGATGGCCTGGCTCGCCCTGGCCATCGGCGTCGCGGCCCTGCTAGGACCGCGGGTGGCGGGGTACGCGCCGGCGGTCGAACCGGCCGTGGCCGCCGTGGACGCGACCGAAGGGGCGGCCGGGGCGGCGGAGCCGGCGCCGCCCGTGGTCAGGCTCCACATCATCGCCAACAGCGACTCGGCCCAGGACCAGGCCCTCAAGCTCCAGGTGCGCGACGCCCTGGTCCCCATATTGGTGGACGCCGTGGCGGGCGCCCGCACGCCCGAAGAGGCCCTGGCCCGGGCCGCCCGCATCGCGGGCCGCCTGGAGGACCGCGCCCGGGCGGTGGTGCGGCAGGCGGGTTACGGCTACGGGGTGCGGGTGGAGACGGGCACCTTCGCCTTCGACCGGCGCCGGCTGGGCGATGCCGTGTACCCGGCGGGGACCTACGCCGCCGTGCGGGTCGTCCTCGGCACGGGGCAGGGACACAACTTCTGGTGCGTGCTCTTCCCGGGCCTGTGCGGGCTGGGCGATGCCGGTCCGGCGGCCGGCGCGGCCGGCAATCCGGCAGGCACCGTCACCGGGGGCACCGTCCCCGGTGACGCGGTCGCCGGCGCGGGCGCCCAGCCCAAGGCAGGGGGCGCCGTCACCGTGGCGGCAGCGGGCGGTGCTGCCCCCGACGCGGGCCCACCCGCCGGCGCGGGGGCAGCCGGTGCCGGCGCCGGCGCGGCACATGGCGCGGCGGGTACCGCGGGATCCGCAGACGGCACGGCGTGGCAGGGGGCAACGCCCCAGCCCCGCTGGTTCTTCCTGGAATGGTGGCGCGCCAGCGTGGGGCGCTGGTGGGCGTCCCTGGCCTGGTCCCCCCGCGCCGCCGCGGCGCGATGA
- a CDS encoding DivIVA domain-containing protein, giving the protein MALTPLDIHNKQFPRSFRGYNETEVDEFLEQVGREFDQVLRDNAALREQVEALNAKLEQYRQLEDTLHNTLVVAQETAEEVKASAQKQAELMINQARLEADQIVQAARAKVEEMERRYQELLNNMKVARARMRALLLAHLQLLDEEAGDGSLDEGTAAGERGDGEEAEEPRGDAKDGAGRGVPAGTREPAPLGAPAAWGAREAAAARDRAGGV; this is encoded by the coding sequence ATGGCCCTGACCCCTCTGGATATCCACAACAAGCAGTTTCCCCGTTCCTTCCGCGGCTACAACGAGACCGAGGTGGACGAGTTCCTGGAGCAGGTGGGGCGCGAGTTCGACCAGGTGCTGCGGGACAACGCGGCCCTGCGCGAGCAGGTCGAGGCGCTGAACGCCAAGCTGGAGCAGTACCGGCAGCTGGAGGACACCCTCCACAACACCCTGGTGGTGGCCCAGGAGACGGCGGAGGAGGTCAAGGCCAGCGCCCAGAAGCAGGCGGAGCTGATGATCAACCAGGCGCGGCTGGAGGCCGACCAGATCGTGCAGGCCGCCCGGGCCAAGGTGGAGGAGATGGAGCGCCGCTACCAGGAGCTGCTCAACAACATGAAGGTGGCCCGGGCCCGGATGCGCGCCCTGCTGCTGGCCCATCTGCAGCTGCTGGACGAAGAGGCCGGGGACGGGAGCCTGGACGAAGGGACCGCCGCCGGTGAACGTGGGGACGGGGAGGAGGCAGAGGAGCCCCGCGGCGATGCCAAGGACGGTGCCGGGCGCGGTGTCCCGGCCGGAACGCGGGAGCCGGCACCGCTGGGGGCCCCGGCGGCGTGGGGGGCCCGGGAAGCGGCTGCCGCCCGGGACCGGGCGGGGGGCGTGTAA
- a CDS encoding YggS family pyridoxal phosphate-dependent enzyme: MTIAERVAAVRERIAAAAARAGRDPGEITLVAVSKTVPVAAMREAYAAGIRHFGENRAQEARDKFPAFGDDVHWHFVGRLQTNKVKYIARHCHLLHSLDRLALAQEVDRRASRCGRVLPCLVEVNVAGEATKAGLPPEKVIPFLHQVAGWPGLRVVGLMTVAPRADNPEEVRPVFRRLRELAEEAARQCRGLPGIELRHLSMGMTDDFEVAVEEGATLVRIGRAIFGERG; the protein is encoded by the coding sequence ATGACCATTGCCGAACGGGTGGCCGCCGTGCGGGAGCGCATCGCGGCCGCGGCGGCCCGGGCGGGGCGGGATCCCGGCGAGATCACCCTGGTGGCCGTCAGCAAGACGGTCCCCGTCGCCGCCATGCGGGAGGCCTACGCCGCCGGGATCCGCCACTTCGGGGAGAACCGGGCGCAAGAGGCCCGGGACAAGTTCCCCGCCTTCGGCGACGACGTGCACTGGCATTTCGTGGGTCGCCTGCAGACCAACAAGGTGAAGTACATCGCCCGGCACTGCCACCTGCTCCATTCCCTGGACCGGCTGGCCCTGGCCCAGGAGGTCGACCGGCGGGCCAGCCGCTGCGGCCGGGTTCTACCGTGTCTCGTGGAGGTCAACGTGGCCGGGGAAGCCACCAAAGCGGGCCTGCCGCCCGAGAAGGTCATCCCCTTCCTGCACCAGGTGGCCGGCTGGCCCGGGCTGCGGGTGGTGGGCCTGATGACCGTGGCGCCCCGGGCCGATAACCCGGAAGAGGTGCGCCCGGTCTTCCGGCGCCTGCGCGAGCTGGCCGAGGAGGCCGCCCGGCAGTGCCGGGGGCTTCCGGGAATCGAGCTGCGCCACCTGTCCATGGGGATGACCGACGACTTCGAAGTGGCGGTGGAAGAGGGCGCGACCCTGGTGCGCATCGGCCGGGCCATCTTCGGCGAGCGTGGATGA
- a CDS encoding cell division protein SepF, translating into MGWMDRLLSLIGFEVEEEVVEAAAAEEPQDATPAPRRRDGRPSRERAEGGGSRPGQLVPLASGARSQRVVIARPRSFEEVQEIAEHLKNRRPLILNLEDTDKETAQRILNFLSGTIYALNGEMHRIANGVVFFAPQNVETVVDRPDFLTRD; encoded by the coding sequence ATGGGGTGGATGGACCGGCTGCTTTCCCTGATCGGCTTCGAGGTCGAAGAGGAAGTGGTGGAGGCCGCCGCGGCGGAGGAACCCCAGGACGCGACGCCTGCGCCGCGGCGCCGGGACGGTCGCCCGTCCCGGGAGCGGGCGGAGGGCGGCGGTTCCCGTCCGGGGCAGCTGGTGCCCCTGGCGTCCGGCGCCCGGTCCCAGCGGGTGGTCATCGCCCGGCCCCGGTCCTTCGAGGAGGTGCAGGAGATCGCCGAGCACCTGAAGAACCGGCGGCCGCTGATCCTCAACCTCGAGGACACCGACAAGGAGACGGCCCAGCGCATCCTCAACTTCCTCAGCGGGACCATCTACGCCCTGAACGGGGAGATGCACCGCATCGCCAACGGCGTGGTGTTCTTCGCCCCGCAGAACGTGGAGACCGTGGTGGACCGGCCGGACTTCCTCACCCGGGATTGA
- a CDS encoding polyphenol oxidase family protein — protein MSAAPIRGETAPMRRETVNGVEWLVLPDAPPWLFLAFTTRRGGVSQGPWAELNVGRSTADEPARVEANRRRVLQAAGPGWRWAAMPHMVHGADVAVVRAGEPWAPGQAPRADGLVTTDPGVLLWATYADCVPVFLWGESAGAWGPEGTETAAAVAPAGGGAPRRGVALAHAGWRGTLAGVAPVAARTLAGALGTEPARLHALIGPSIGPCCFEVDEPVLARLARELPWAEDVLSPSPRGAGYRHWDLWETNRRLLVEAGLDPRHVAVAGLCTACDTETFFSHRASGGRTGRMAGLIGIRPGW, from the coding sequence GTGAGCGCAGCGCCGATCCGCGGGGAAACCGCGCCGATGCGCCGGGAGACGGTGAACGGGGTGGAGTGGCTGGTTCTTCCCGACGCCCCGCCGTGGCTCTTTCTCGCCTTTACCACCCGCCGCGGCGGGGTGAGCCAGGGGCCCTGGGCGGAACTCAACGTGGGCCGCTCCACCGCGGACGAACCGGCCCGAGTGGAGGCCAACCGCCGGCGCGTGCTCCAGGCGGCCGGCCCCGGCTGGCGGTGGGCTGCCATGCCGCACATGGTGCACGGCGCCGACGTGGCCGTCGTCCGGGCCGGTGAGCCGTGGGCGCCCGGCCAGGCACCCCGGGCCGACGGGCTGGTGACCACCGATCCCGGCGTGCTTTTGTGGGCGACCTATGCCGATTGCGTGCCCGTCTTCCTCTGGGGCGAGTCCGCGGGCGCGTGGGGTCCGGAAGGCACGGAGACGGCGGCGGCCGTCGCCCCCGCAGGCGGTGGCGCCCCGCGTCGCGGCGTCGCCCTGGCCCACGCCGGCTGGCGGGGGACGCTGGCGGGGGTGGCGCCCGTGGCCGCCCGGACCCTGGCCGGCGCCCTCGGCACCGAGCCCGCCCGGCTGCACGCCCTCATCGGCCCCTCCATCGGTCCCTGCTGCTTCGAGGTGGACGAGCCGGTCCTCGCCCGCCTTGCCCGGGAACTGCCCTGGGCGGAAGACGTCCTGTCCCCGTCCCCCCGCGGCGCCGGCTACCGGCACTGGGACCTGTGGGAGACCAACCGCCGGCTGCTGGTGGAGGCGGGCCTGGATCCAAGGCACGTCGCCGTGGCCGGCCTCTGCACGGCCTGCGACACGGAGACCTTCTTCTCCCACCGGGCCAGCGGCGGCCGCACGGGGCGGATGGCAGGGCTCATCGGCATCCGGCCGGGGTGGTGA